From a single Phragmites australis chromosome 7, lpPhrAust1.1, whole genome shotgun sequence genomic region:
- the LOC133925028 gene encoding polyphenol oxidase, chloroplastic-like isoform X1, with amino-acid sequence MESAAMPRSVVTYPRVPCSLQTLGCNLLLRTSKATKPPRLSCRATGGRVDRRDVLLGLGGAAAGLATTHPGALAAPIQADLQNCQTPDIPATAADPSCCMTYRAGTSIADFQLPPASSPLRVRPAAQLADKEYLAKYEKAVALMKKLPDDDPRSFVQQARVHCAYCNGAYDQVGFPGLEIQVHNCWFFFPWHRLYTYFHERILGKLIGDDSFALPFWNWDAPGGMTLPAIYANKSSPLYDERRSPAHQPPSLLDLDFSDTDPNMPRDQQTDQNLKFMYRQMVSSAKKRELFLGQPYRTGDAPDPGAGSLENVPHGPLHGWVGDPRQPNGEDMGNFYSAGRDPVFFALHSNIDRLWHVWRGLSPSNTDFTDPDWLDASFLFYDEEARLVRARVRDCLDTAALRYTYQDVGLPWLNAKPTKTAGTPVPATGALPAKLDKTVRVAVTRPRVSRSQKQKAEEEEVLVVEGIKIADHSRYVKFDVYVNQCEGGAGTAAAECAGSMALTPHVIRHNNKKAGSVKTVARFGITDLLDEIGADGDKTITVSLVPRCAGDVVTVGGVSIEYVK; translated from the exons ATGGAGAGCGCCGCAATGCCACGAAGTGTTGTTACCTACCCTCGCGTGCCATGCAGCCTCCAGACGcttggctgcaaccttctcctCCGCACGAGCAAAGCGACGAAACCACCGCGCCTCTCGTGCAGGGCCACCGGCGGCCGCGTCGACCGCCGCGACGTGCTCCTCGGCCTCGGCGGGGCGGCGGCCGGCCTCGCGACGACGCACCCTGGCGCGCTCGCGGCGCCCATCCAGGCGGACCTCCAGAACTGCCAGACGCCCGACATCCCCGCGACGGCAGCGGACCCCAGCTGCTGCATGACGTACCGCGCCGGCACCAGCATCGCCGACTTCCAGCTGCCGCCGGCGTCCTCGCCGCTCCGGGTGCGCCCGGCGGCGCAGCTGGCGGACAAGGAGTACTTGGCCAAGTACGAGAAAGCCGTGGCGCTGATGAAGAAGCTGCCCGACGATGATCCTCGCAGCTTCGTGCAGCAAGCGCGGGTGCACTGCGCGTACTGCAACGGAGCGTACGACCAGGTCGGGTTCCCGGGCCTGGAGATCCAAGTACACAACTGCTGGTTCTTCTTCCCATGGCACAG GCTGTACACGTATTTCCACGAGAGAATTCTCGGCAAGCTCATTGGCGACGACTCGTTTGCGCTGCCGTTCTGGAACTGGGACGCGCCCGGCGGCATGACGCTGCCGGCGATCTATGCCAACAAGTCTTCGCCGTTGTATGACGAGAGGCGCAGCCCCGCTCATCAGCCACCTTCGTTGCTTGATCTCGACTTCAGTGACACCGACCCCAACATGCCAAGAGATCAGCAAACTGATCAGAACCTGAAGTTTATGTACCGTCAG ATGGTTTCGAGCGCCAAGAAGAGGGAGCTATTCCTGGGGCAACCCTACCGCACCGGCGACGCGCCGGACCCGGGCGCGGGCTCCCTCGAGAACGTGCCGCATGGCCCGCTCCACGGCTGGGTCGGCGACCCGAGGCAGCCGAACGGCGAGGACATGGGCAACTTCTACTCCGCGGGGCGCGACCCGGTGTTCTTCGCGCTCCACAGCAACATCGACCGGCTGTGGCACGTCTGGCGCGGCCTCAGCCCCAGCAACACCGACTTCACCGACCCCGACTGGCTCGACGCCAGCTTCCTCTTCTACGACGAGGAGGCCCGCCTCGTCCGCGCCCGCGTCCGCGACTGCCTCGATACGGCCGCGCTGCGCTACACGTACCAGGACGTCGGCCTGCCGTGGCTGAACGCCAAGCCAACCAAGACAGCCGGCACGCCGGTGCCCGCCACGGGCGCGCTCCCGGCGAAACTGGACAAGACCGTGAGGGTGGCCGTGACGAGGCCCAGGGTCTCCAGGAGCCAGAAGCagaaggccgaggaggaggaggtgctggtGGTCGAGGGGATCAAGATCGCCGACCATTCCAGGTACGTCAAGTTCGACGTGTACGTGAACCAGTGCGAAGGCGGGGCCgggacggcggcggccgagTGCGCGGGGAGCATGGCGCTCACGCCGCACGTGATCCGGCACAACAACAAGAAGGCCGGCTCGGTCAAGACGGTGGCGAGGTTCGGCATCACCGACTTGCTGGACGAGATCGGAGCTGACGGGGACAAGACGATAACCGTGTCGCTCGTGCCGAGGTGCGCCGGCGACGTGGTCACCGTGGGCGGCGTCAGTATCGAGTACGTTAAGTGA
- the LOC133925028 gene encoding polyphenol oxidase, chloroplastic-like isoform X2, which translates to MESAAMPRSVVTYPRVPCSLQTLGCNLLLRTSKATKPPRLSCRATGGRVDRRDVLLGLGGAAAGLATTHPGALAAPIQADLQNCQTPDIPATAADPSCCMTYRAGTSIADFQLPPASSPLRVRPAAQLADKEYLAKYEKAVALMKKLPDDDPRSFVQQARVHCAYCNGAYDQVGFPGLEIQVHNCWFFFPWHRLYTYFHERILGKLIGDDSFALPFWNWDAPGGMTLPAIYANKSSPLYDERRSPAHQPPSLLDLDFSDTDPNMPRDQQTDQNLKFMYRQMVSSAKKRELFLGQPYRTGDAPDPGAGSLENVPHGPLHGWVGDPRQPNGEDMGNFYSAGRDPVFFALHSNIDRLWHVWRGLSPSNTDFTDPDWLDASFLFYDEEARLVRAREPEAEGRGGGGAGGRGDQDRRPFQVRQVRRVREPVRRRGRDGGGRVRGEHGAHAARDPAQQQEGRLGQDGGEVRHHRLAGRDRS; encoded by the exons ATGGAGAGCGCCGCAATGCCACGAAGTGTTGTTACCTACCCTCGCGTGCCATGCAGCCTCCAGACGcttggctgcaaccttctcctCCGCACGAGCAAAGCGACGAAACCACCGCGCCTCTCGTGCAGGGCCACCGGCGGCCGCGTCGACCGCCGCGACGTGCTCCTCGGCCTCGGCGGGGCGGCGGCCGGCCTCGCGACGACGCACCCTGGCGCGCTCGCGGCGCCCATCCAGGCGGACCTCCAGAACTGCCAGACGCCCGACATCCCCGCGACGGCAGCGGACCCCAGCTGCTGCATGACGTACCGCGCCGGCACCAGCATCGCCGACTTCCAGCTGCCGCCGGCGTCCTCGCCGCTCCGGGTGCGCCCGGCGGCGCAGCTGGCGGACAAGGAGTACTTGGCCAAGTACGAGAAAGCCGTGGCGCTGATGAAGAAGCTGCCCGACGATGATCCTCGCAGCTTCGTGCAGCAAGCGCGGGTGCACTGCGCGTACTGCAACGGAGCGTACGACCAGGTCGGGTTCCCGGGCCTGGAGATCCAAGTACACAACTGCTGGTTCTTCTTCCCATGGCACAG GCTGTACACGTATTTCCACGAGAGAATTCTCGGCAAGCTCATTGGCGACGACTCGTTTGCGCTGCCGTTCTGGAACTGGGACGCGCCCGGCGGCATGACGCTGCCGGCGATCTATGCCAACAAGTCTTCGCCGTTGTATGACGAGAGGCGCAGCCCCGCTCATCAGCCACCTTCGTTGCTTGATCTCGACTTCAGTGACACCGACCCCAACATGCCAAGAGATCAGCAAACTGATCAGAACCTGAAGTTTATGTACCGTCAG ATGGTTTCGAGCGCCAAGAAGAGGGAGCTATTCCTGGGGCAACCCTACCGCACCGGCGACGCGCCGGACCCGGGCGCGGGCTCCCTCGAGAACGTGCCGCATGGCCCGCTCCACGGCTGGGTCGGCGACCCGAGGCAGCCGAACGGCGAGGACATGGGCAACTTCTACTCCGCGGGGCGCGACCCGGTGTTCTTCGCGCTCCACAGCAACATCGACCGGCTGTGGCACGTCTGGCGCGGCCTCAGCCCCAGCAACACCGACTTCACCGACCCCGACTGGCTCGACGCCAGCTTCCTCTTCTACGACGAGGAGGCCCGCCTCGTCCGCGCCCGC GAGCCAGAAGCagaaggccgaggaggaggaggtgctggtGGTCGAGGGGATCAAGATCGCCGACCATTCCAGGTACGTCAAGTTCGACGTGTACGTGAACCAGTGCGAAGGCGGGGCCgggacggcggcggccgagTGCGCGGGGAGCATGGCGCTCACGCCGCACGTGATCCGGCACAACAACAAGAAGGCCGGCTCGGTCAAGACGGTGGCGAGGTTCGGCATCACCGACTTGCTGGACGAGATCGGAGCTGA
- the LOC133925027 gene encoding starch synthase 3, chloroplastic/amyloplastic-like, whose product MEMALWAHSPLCSRGRPVLVVRPAAVATGLAQSIIRCSRLTRGRLVRCMASSSDYPRRNPRRTSTPKPKGTASRGYASRPTAESSTKKIEQSSTDEGDLSRSNGTLRGEATEQTSTAEESSEVELPGNVSSSAKKEEVDADEEVGTKEEADQNQSSALSSTSMDDESIDRKLDEYRGKISALVSSKPEPSSLASVRGQDQSVVGVPKESQSFFEAIGGYPAKETIIVSGQDITEAAEEKATSKNIEREQFDLSEDGVGISSDAEEELPVAEDELRITRDQEQYEPDMQAPVEDAVDPEVLVRRLEKLADENYSIGNKCFVFPEVVKADSMIDVYLNRSMSALASEPDVFIKGAFNGWRWNPFTEKLHKSELRGDWWCCKLYIPKQAYRLDFVFFNSGTVYENNNYNDFFLEIESDTDEHSFEDFLVEEKRKELERLAAAEAERRRQAEEERRREEERAAMEADKAQAKSEIEMKKSKLHQTLSLASRYADNIWYIEPNTYRGGDRVRLYYNRSSRPLMHNTEIWMHGSYNNWIDGLSIAERLVKSYEKDGDWWYADVTLPERALVLDWVFADGPPGNARNYDNNGRQDFHAIVPNNISEDLFWVEEEHRIFRRLQKERREREDADRIKAERSAKLKAEMKDKTMRAFLLSQKHIVYTEPLEVRAGTTVDVLYNPSNTVLNGKPEVWFRCSFNRWTHPSGPLPPQKMVNAENGSHLRATVRVPLDAYMMDFVFSESEEGGIYDNRHGMDYHIPVSDSVAKEPPMHIVHVAVEMAPIAKVGGLGDVVTSLSRAVQDLGHNVEIILPKYDCLNLSIVKDLHYRQSFAWGGTEIKVWFGKVEDLPVYFLEPQNGMFWVGCVYGKNDESRFGFFCHSALEFLLQSGSSPDIIHCHDWSSAPVAWLYKEQYALNGLTNGRVVFTIHNLEFGAHHIGKAMTHCDKATTVSDTYSREVAGHGAIAPQSFKFHGIRNGIDPNIWDPYTDKFIPVHYTSENVVEGKSAAKKALQQKLGLQQTDTPVVGIITRLTVQKGIHLIKHAIYRTLERNGQVVLLGSAPDPRIQGDFTDLASKLHGEYHGRAKLCLTYDEPLSHLIYAGADFILVPSLFEPCGLTQLIAMRYGSIPIVRKTGGLYDTVFDVDNDKDRAKAQGLEPNGFSFEGADRNGVDYALDRAITTFYDARDWFNSLCKRVMEQDWSWNRPALDYMELYHSARKN is encoded by the exons ATGGAGATGGCTCTCTGGGCGCACAGCCCGCTCTGCTCCCGGGGTCGGCCGGTGCTCGTCGTCCGGCCGGCCGCCGTCGCCACTGGCCTCGCGCAG TCCATCATAAGGTGCAGCAGACTTACAAGAGGCAGGCTTGTCCGATGCATGGCATCAAGTTCAG ATTATCCTAGGAGGAATCCAAGGAGAACATCGACCCCTAAGCCTAAAGGCACTGCTTCTAGAGGGTATGCCTCAAGACCTACTGCGGAATCCAGCACGAAGAAGATAGAACAAAGCAGCACCGATGAAGGTGATCTTAGCAGAAGCAATGGGACACTCCGTGGCGAAGCAACAGAGCAGACAAGTACTGCAGAAGAATCTTCTGAGGTGGAATTGCCAGGAAACGTTTCGAGCAGTGCAAAAAAGGAGGAGGTGGATGCTGATGAGGAAGTTGGGACCAAAGAAGAGGCTGACCAAAATCAATCTTCAGCTTTGTCTTCCACATCCATGGATGATGAATCAATTGACAGAAAACTTGATGAGTATCGTGGTAAAATAAGTGCACTAGTAAGTTCAAAACCTGAACCTTCATCACTTGCGAGTGTTCGTGGACAAGACCAATCAGTCGTGGGTGTTCCCAAAGAAAGCCAGTCGTTCTTTGAGGCCATCGGAGGATATCCAGCAAAAGAAACCATCATAGTTAGTGGACAGGATATCACTGAAGCAGCAGAAGAAAAAGCAACCAGCAAGAATATTGAGAGAGAACAATTTGATTTGTCAGAAGATGGGGTGGGGATTAGTAGTGATGCAGAGGAAGAGCTTCCGGTTGCTGAAGATGAATTGAGGATAACCAGAGATCAAGAACAATATGAACCAGATATGCAAGCACCAGTAGAGGATGCCGTGGATCCAGAAGTGCTAGTGAGGAGGCTTGAAAAGCTTGCTGATGAGAATTATTCGATTGGGAACAAGTGTTTTGTTTTTCCTGAAGTAGTGAAGGCTGATTCGATGATCGATGTTTACTTAAATCGTAGCATGTCAGCCTTAGCTAGTGAGCCTGATGTTTTTATAAAAGGAGCATTCAATGGATGGAGATGGAACCCTTTCACtgaaaaattgcataaaagCGAATTAAGAGGGGATTGGTGGTGTTGTAAACTCTACATTCCCAAGCAGGCATACAGATTAGACTTTGTATTCTTTAACAGTGGCACTGTCTATGAAAACAACAATTATAATGATTTTTTCCTTGAAATAGAAAGTGACACAGATGAACACTCATTTGAGGACTTCTTGGTTGAAGAAAAGCGAAAGGAACTTGAGAGGCTTGCTGCAGCAGAAGCTGAAAGGAGAAGACAAGCTGAGGAGGAGCGCAGGAGGGAGGAAGAAAGGGCTGCAATGGAGGCTGACAAGGCACAAGCTAAGTCTGAGATTGAGATGAAGAAGAGTAAATTGCACCAGACATTGAGTTTGGCCAGCAGATATGCTGATAACATATGGTACATAGAACCAAACACTTATAGAGGAGGGGACAGGGTTAGATTGTACTATAACAGAAGCTCGAGACCTCTAATGCATAACACTGAGATTTGGATGCATGGAAGTTACAACAACTGGATCGATGGACTCTCAATTGCTGAAAGACTTGTCAAGTCATATGAAAAAGATGGTGATTGGTGGTATGCAGATG TTACATTACCCGAAAGGGCATTGGTTTTGGACTGGGTTTTTGCTGATGGGCCACCTGGGAATGCAAGGAATTATGATAACAATGGACGGCAAGATTTCCATGCTATTGTTCCAAATAACATATCAGAGGACCTTTTTTGGGTGGAAGAAGAACATAGGATCTTTAGACGGCTTCAGAAAGAGCGAAGAGAAAGGGAGGATGCGGATCGAATAAAG GCTGAGAGATCTGCAAAATTGAAAGCTGAGATGAAGGATAAGACTATGAGGGCGTTTCTGCTCTCACAGAAACACATCGTGTACACTGAGCCACTTGAAGTACGTGCAGGAACCACTGTGGACGTGCTTTATAATCCTTCTAACACAGTGCTGAACGGAAAGCCAGAGGTTTGGTTCAGATGTTCCTTTAACCGTTGGACTCATCCAAGCGGTCCCTTACCACCGCAAAAGATGGTGAATGCAGAGAATGGTTCACACTTACGAGCAACAG TCAGGGTTCCCTTGGatgcttatatgatggactTTGTTTTCTCTGAGTCGGAAGAAGGTGGAATATATGACAATAGGCATGGGATGGACTATCATATTCCTGTGTCTGATTCTGTTGCAAAGGAACCTCCTATGCACATTGTGCACGTTGCAGTAGAAATGGCTCCTATTGCAAAG GTTGGAGGTCTTGGCGATGTTGTTACAAGCCTTTCACGAGCTGTTCAAGATTTGGGCCACAACGTTGAGATTATTCTTCCGAAATATGATTGTTTAAACCTAAGCATT GTGAAGGATTTACATTACCGTCAAAGTTTTGCTTGGGGTGGTACAGAGATAAAAGTATGGTTTGGTAAGGTTGAAGACCTTCCTGTTTATTTCTTGGAACCACAAAATGG GATGTTTTGGGTTGGATGTGTCTATGGGAAGAATGATGAGAGTAGATTTGGCTTCTTCTGTCATTCTGCTCTGGAGTTTCTCCTGCAGAGTGGATCTTCTCCG GATATCATACATTGTCATGATTGGTCAAGTGCTCCAGTTGCTTGGCTATACAAGGAACAGTATGCTCTTAATGGGCTGACAAACGGTCGGGTTGTATTTACCATCCACAATCTTGAGTTTGGAGCACATCACATTGGCAAGGCAATGACACATTGTGATAAAGCTACAACT GTTTCTGACACGTATTCGAGGGAAGTGGCAGGACATGGAGCTATTGCCCCTCAGTCCTTCAAATTCCATGGCATTCGAAATGGAATTGATCCCAATATTTGGGATCCATATACTGACAAGTTTATTCCG GTCCATTATACATCCGAGAATGTTGTCGAGGGCAAGAGTGCTGCAAAAAAGGCATTGCAGCAGAAGCTTGGATTACAGCAAACTGATACTCCTGTTGTTGGAATCATCACTCGTCTAACAGTCCAGAAGGGAATCCACCTTATCAAACATGCAATTTATCGAACTCTCGAACGCAATGGACAG GTGGTTTTGCTAGGTTCAGCTCCAGATCCTCGCATACAAGGTGACTTTACAGACTTAGCCAGTAAACTGCATGGTGAATATCATGGTCGGGCGAAGCTTTGTTTAACCTATGACGAGCCACTGTCGCATTTG ATATATGCTGGTGCGGACTTCATTCTTGTTCCTTCCCTCTTTGAACCTTGTGGTTTAACTCAGCTTATTGCTATGCGATATGGATCCATCCCAATTGTTCGAAAAACTGGAG GCCTTTATGACACCGTATTCGACGTGGACAATGATAAGGATCGGGCTAAGGCACAAGGCCTTGAACCAAACGGATTCAGTTTCGAAGGTGCCGACAGGAATGGTGTGGATTATGCTCTCGACAG AGCAATAACCACATTTTACGACGCTCGCGATTGGTTCAACTCCCTTTGCAAGAGGGTAATGGAGCAAGATTGGTCATGGAACAGACCTGCTCTGGACTACATGGAACTGTATCATTCTGCTCGCAAAAACTGA
- the LOC133923663 gene encoding protein STRUBBELIG-RECEPTOR FAMILY 3, with translation MAATRKPRSPSTAGGADHHRFLRPGALARLRDARLRRGSRTSRMPPPSSPPSPPPPPPGAGDGEGGTVMPYFVPVSRLLAPRCPQRKKLTAAKSVVIFSPPPPPSLDLPVEAVIEFLNSPDMVVAAH, from the coding sequence ATGGCAGCCACACGCAAGCCCCGCTCCCCGTCCACAGCCGGAGGCGCCGACCACCACCGCTTCCTCCGCCCCGGGGCCCTAGCCCGCCTCCGCGACGCCAGGCTCCGCCGCGGGAGTCGCACCTCTCGCATGCCCCCGCCCTCATCGCCGCcgtctccgcctcctcctcctcctggggcCGGAGACGGCGAGGGCGGAACGGTCATGCCGTACTTCGTGCCCGTCTCGAGGCTCCTCGCGCCGCGGTGTCCCCAACGGAAGAAGCTGACGGCGGCGAAGTCCGTGGTGATcttctcgccgccgccgccgccgagcctcGACCTGCCCGTCGAAGCGGTTATCGAGTTCCTCAACTCGCCGGACATGGTGGTAGCCGCCCACTAG